From Methylococcus capsulatus:
CAGCTGATCTTCGATCCGGTACCCTATCTGGACATCGCTTCGCCCTCCGTCCATCTGTTCCTGGTGCTGTGGGGCATGGCTGCGCTGTGCCTGGCGCTGGGGCTTTACACCCGGCTCGCCGCCATCGCCAACTACCTGCTCTGGCTGATCTTCACGGTGTTCACGCCGATGTGGAAGGACTTCGACGGCGGCTTCGACCAGCTCATGCTGGGATCGAGCCTCCTCTTGATCTTCCTGCCCTCGGAACGCGCCTGGTCGTTGGATCGGCTACGCCTGGCCTGGCGCCATTCGACGGTGGATCGGCGGTACGCCCTGCCGCAGACGGTGCCGGTGCTGTGCTATTTCCTGCCGCTGGCGGTGTCGCTGGGGTTCATTTACTTCGATTCCGTGATCCACAAGCTGTTCGCCGAATTCTGGCGCAATGGCCTGGGGCCCTGGCTGCCCTCCTCGCTGCCATATTACATGTCGCCGCTGGACATGAGCTGGCTGCTGGAAATCGAGCCTCTGCAGCGGGCGATCGGCTACACGATCATCGCGTTCCAGTTCGGCTTCCCGTTTTTGCTGTATTTCCGCCGCTTCCGCGTGCCGCTGATGCTGGTCGGCACGTCGCTGCACGCAGGCATCATCGTATCGCTGAACATCTACCCGTTCGGCTTCGGCATGCTGGTGCATTATCTCCTGATGGTGCCGTTCCGCTGGTGGCGGACCCTCGCGCGAACCCTGCGCCCGGCGGAACCGACGTTGCAAGTGTTCTACGATGAACGCTGTCCGCTATGCCTCAAGACCGTGCTCGCCGTCGAGCATTTCGATGTATTCCGTGCCGTGGAATTCCGCGGACTGCAGACCCATGCCGCGACGGCACCGGCGCTCAAGGACATTCCCGAACAGGACTTGCTGGGGGATCTCTATGCCGTCGACTGCAAAGGACAGCGCCACTTTGGGGTGGCGACCTACGCCCGCATCCTGGTTGCCATGCGTTATCCGGCGCTGGTGGGACTGGTGATGCGGCTGCCGGGCCTGAACGCAATCGCCAACGGGATCTACCGGCGTATCGCCGACAACCGCGTCCGGCTGGGCTGCGATGCGTCCTGCGCCCCCGCGCCCGGGCGGACAGAGCCGGATCTGGCCCAGCGCATCTCCCGATGGGTCGGCGGCAACCTGCATCAGCGGGCCAACCGCATCAGCCGGATGCTGGTGGTCGTGCTGATCCTGCAGATCAACTGCACCCTGCACTACGCCATCCTCTATCGACTGGGCGTGGACACCAAGGCCAATGAAGCCGGACAGGTGCTGACGATGCTCAGCAATGCGCTGATTTCGGCCTCGCACACGTTCCTCGGCATCACCCCGCATCCGCTCTATCTGCACGACCATTTCCAGGGCTACGAGCACATCCTGGGTATCACCTGGCTCGATGCCGATGGTAAGGAACATTGGCTCCCGTTCGTCGCTGCGGATGGCCGGATCGTGTCGCCGAACTGGGGCCGGGTACATTCCATGTGGGCCAACGTCGCGGTGACCCGTCACATGGACCCACGCCGGCTGGACAAATTCGTGCGCAAAGTGACTGCGTTTTGGGGCACCCGGCTCGGGCTGGATCTGAACCGGACCACGTTCGTGCTCAAGCTCAAAACGGTCAAAGCACCGATGGACTGGGAGCCGGGCCTGCGCCGGTACAACCTCGGCCAACCCTGGCAGGACGTCGGCCGGGCGCTGTGGCGCGACGGCGAGATGCGGCTGGAGTTGGACCGCGACCTGGAGGCACTGAGCGCCGACTGAGTCTTCAGTCGTCCGCCTCTGCCGTCGAGGGCAGCAACCACCGCGCCTCCTGCGCCGGGATGGCCTCGACCTCCTTGAGTTTGCGGGTCAGCACGCGGGTGCGGGTTTCGGCCTTGTCGATGGAGCTGGTGGCCTCCTCCAGCTTCTTGCGGGTATAGGCCAGGGCATCGCCGAACTTGGTGAATTCGGTCTTGACCGCTCCCAGGATGGTCCACACCTCCGACGAGCGCTGCTCGATCGCCAGGGTCCGGAAACCCATCTGCAGGCTGTTCAGCATGGCGGCCAGGGTAGTCGGACCGGCCAGAGTCACCCGGTAGTCGCGCTGCAGGGTTTCGGCCAGCCCCGGCCGCCGCAGGGCTTCGGCGTACAGTCCTTCGATGGGCAGGTAGAGGATGGCGAAGTCGGTGGTATGCGGCGGCTCCACGTATTTGTCGCGGATGGTCCGGGCTTCGGTCTTCAGCCGCTGTTCCAGCGCCTTGCCGTTCGCCTCGATACCGGCATGGTCCGCGCTGTCCTGGGAATCCAGCAGCTTCTGGTAATCCTCGATCGGGAACTTGGCGTCGATCGGCAGCCAGACCGGCGCGTCGGTCGAGTCGCGGCCGGGTAGCCGGATCGCGAACTCGACCCGTTCCCCGCCGTTCGGCCGGGTCGCCACGTTCTTGCCGTATTGCTCGGGCGTCAGAATCTGCTCCAGCAAGGCGTCGAGCTGCACCTCGCCCCAAGTACCCCGGGTTTTGACGTTGGTCAGCACGCGCTTCAGGTCGCCCACGCCGGAAGCGAGGGTCTGCATTTCCCCCAAGCCCTTGTGCACCTGCTCCAGGCGTTCGCTGACCAGCTTGAACGACTCGCCCAGCCGCTGCTCCAGCGTATTGTGGAGTTTCTCATCGACGGTCTGGCGCATCTGCTCCAGCTTCTGGCCGTTGTCGTGCTGCAGCGCCTGGAGCCTTTCTTCGATGGTGAGCCGTAGGCGTTCGATGCTCTTTTCGTTGGTCCCGGCGAGGGCTTCGAGCTGGTTTTTCAGCAGCAGGCCGACGCTGTCGAGCTGTTCCTTCTGTACCTCGCCGAAACGCTTCAGCCCCAGGCTCATCTCCTCCCGTCCCTCGCGGGCATCGGCCTGGACCCGCACGAGCTTTTCGTCCATCAGCAGCCGCATCCGCTCGGCCTGATCCTGCTGCGCCGCCTGGAACCGGCCGATCGCCCCGCCGATCTCCTCGCGGTTGTCACGGGAAGCGCGGCCTATCTCGGCGCGGACCTGGTTCAGCTCTTCGCGCAGGAGGCGTTCCATGCGTTCACGCTCTGAGGCAATCGACGCCAGCCGCCGCCCCTGGCGCAAACAAAGGAACAGGCACAGCCATAAGGGCAGCATGATCCCGGCGAGAAGTGCAACAGCAACATAGAGGGCAAGTCCTTCAGTCAAATCAATTACCTTTCATTAATATTGGAAATAGTCTAATCTTTCCAGGGCCGGCACATTGGGCTCGGGAACATCCTGTCGGCGCTTTGACAACAAAACACCGGGTACCGCCTCTTCCTTAGACAGCGCCCGGGCGGACAAAGAAGGGGACCGCACAATGTATACGATGAACCCCCATTTCAAACAGGGGATGGCGAGCGTCCTCGCCGTCTCCCTGGCCGCTCTTGCCGGCATGGTCCAGGCCAAGGAGCTGACCATCAGTTCGGCATCGTGGAATGCGAAAACCAAGAGTCTGAGCCTGGCGGGGAGCAGCGAAAACCGGGCCACGATCACCCTGTACAACGCCCGGACCAATGCGAAACTCGGGTCGGCGACGGCCAACGCGAAAGGCGCCTGGAGCAAGACGCTCTCGAAACCGGCGACCGTGCCCTGCCGCGTTCGCGCGACTTCCAAGGACTCGGCGACCGAACGCGACGTCTCCAACGCTCCCGCCAATTGCTCCGGCAGCGCCCCCAACCAGCCGCCGATCGCCAATGCCGGCCCGGACCAGTCCGTCACCCTCGCCCCGGGCCAGAGCAGTATCGCCGTGGCCCTCAACGGCGGCGGCTCCTCCGACCCGGACGGCAGCATCGCATCCTACCAATGGACCGGCAATCCCGATCCCGCCGACACGGTCAGCCCCAGCGTCACCCTGACCGCGGGCACGTATGTCTTCACACTCACTGTCACCGACGATAAGGGGGCGACCAGCGCCGCCGATACGGTCCAGGTCACCGTTGCCGCGCCGCCCGCCGCCTCCGCCGGTTCGATCAATTCCACCAGTGCTGGCTCGCTGGCCAAGGTGACCACCCCGGTAGCCGAACCGTCCAAGGTCACCAGCAGCAACTACAGCGTGCTGGCGGTCAATGATCTGGGCATGCACTGTGTCGATCTCGACACCCGCATTGTCAACATCCTGCCGCCCTTCCAGGTGATGCTGGGACAGGTCGTCCAGAAAGGCGCGAAACCGGTCATCAACCCGCAGGGGGTCGAGCTGTATTATTCGGCGGTATCGAACCCCAAAGATCCCATCCTGTCCCGGAACGACCTGTTCAACGGCATTGCCGCGGACGGCACGACCTTCAAAACCAATTTCTGGGACAGCCTCGCCCATGGCGCCTATGACGCCTTCTATCCGCCCCTGGACCAGCCGCCGCTTAACCTCCCCCCCGGCACGAAACTGGCCGATCTGGTGCCCGTCGACAAAGGGCTTCCGGTGCCCAACGCGGAAAAGCTCTATATCGGCAGCGACGGTAGGGTCAACAGCGGCGACGAACAGCTCGCCGTCGCTCAGCATGCGATGCCGGGATTTTCCAGTCCGTATGCCGCCAACGCTCCGCAGCGCGTCGAAGAGCGTTATACCCACAAGCCGATGTTCGTAAATTTCCCCTTCGGCTACGTCGCGAACGACGTCAACTGGTTCGAGGCAGCGGGCATCCCGTTGGCGCCGTTCGATGATTTCGGCCGGCAGAACCCTTTCCCGCTGGTGAGAGTGCAGGCGAAGAGCGGCAACACCGTGCTTGCCACCGTGGATACGGTGCTTCCGGTATCGAGCGAAGCGAGCTGCACCAACTGCCACTCCGATCCAGCCGACGTCACGACCAGCCGGTCGAGCCGGCCGACCGACGTATTGCGGGGTGCCGGCCTGGCAGTCGCCACCGGGGTCCAAGACCCAGACACCAACAACCCCCGCAAGGTCAGCGTGGAATACGCCGCCGACATCAACATCCTGCGCCTGCATGACCTCCGTCAGGGCGCGAACTACGTCGATCCCACCGGCGCGAAAACGCCCTGCGATATCAAGTCGGGCCTCCCTGCCAGTTCCAACGGTGATGCCAACTGCCTGACCTACAAGGCGGTGGTACAGAACAAGCCGGTGGTATGCCAGAGCTGCCATTACACCCCCGCCCTGGACCTGGCCCAGGTCGGCCCGCAGGCCGGCGCCGTCGGCGGCCCCGCCAACGGCCGCAACCAGCTGGCGCACCAGAGCAATTCGCGGGTGATGCACAACCACCACGGCGCCTTCACCGACCTGTTCACGGCCATTCCGGCGCCCGATCAGGATCCTGCGACCGGCGCCATCCGGAATCAGGCCGAACGATTGACGGCGCTGGAACAGAACTGCTACCAGTGCCATCCGGGCAAGGAAACCAAATGCCTGCGCGGCGCCATGTTCAACGGCGGCATGCTGTGCAGCGACTGCCACGGCGACATGAAGCAGATCGGCGCCGACTTCTCCACCGGCGTCTCCCCCGCCAACCCTGGAGCCTTCGTGTTGAACCAGGGCAACTTCTACAATCCGGCCAGCCGCCAGCCCCGGGTACCTTGGGCCAACGAACCCGGCTGCGGCTCCTGTCACACGGGCGACGCCAATGGCAACCTGACGGGCTCGGCCAACGTGATCGTCAACAAGGTCGATAGCAAGGGCAACCAGGACGGCATCCGCCTGCGCCAAGCCTTCCGCACGGGCGATGCCAAGGCCACGCCCATCGTACCCACCAACAAGCGCTTCGCCGAGCCGGCCATTCCCGTCCAGTTCAACGGCTTCAACAACCCGGGCGCGGGTAATCCCAAGCTGTACCGGGTGAGTACTGGCCACGGCGGGGTGATGTGCGAAGGCTGCCACGGCGCGACCCACGCCGAGTGGCCGAACGCCACGGCCAATGCCAACGACAATCTGGCCGCCTCGCAGTTGCAGGGCCATACCGGCACGATCGCCGAGTGCACGACCTGCCACACCGCCGGCAGCCTGCCGAGCAGCACCCAGGGCGGCCCCCACGGCATGCACCTGGTCAACGACAGCCGGTTCTACAACGATGCCCATGGAGATCTGGCGGAGGATCAGAACGGGCAGCCCGGCGGCGGCACCTGTGGCGCCTGCCATGGCAGCGACCACCTCGGTACCGTCCTCTCACGCGCCGCCACCGACCGCAGCTTTTCGGTGGAAGGCAAGACCGTGAGCGTCAAAGCCGGCCAGCCGGTGGCCTGCGATCTCTGCCACAGCCTGAGCAAGAGCTTCGAGCGGTAGAAAACCGGGAGCCGGTTATGTTCGCGGCCCGCCCAAGAGGCGGGCGCGAACCACGGAACACCTTACGATATCCGCTGGACGTTGTTCATTCCTAGGGCGAAAGACGCCCATTTTATTCACACGGCGAAAAAACCGGCCGCATCTGCCTTCCGGAAGGCCACCCAACCGATCGGCGCCTCGCGGCTGAGCACGACGCCGTCGGAAATCGGGGGCATGTTGAATCCCTTGACCCGGACCCTCAGCTAGTGTTTGTAATTACTGTCAGAACTCATCGATTCCTCTCCCTATTTTAAAGAACGAATCGGACGTATTGAAATCCTCCGCAGCAGCGGAGGAATACCAAAAAGACTCCACAGCGAAGGCTTGCCGATCCGCGGCCCCCTAGGCGGTACGGCCTTTAACACGTTATTGTATTGACATTTCTCCCCAGGGACACTCTTGATGAACGACGACGCCATGCACGGCCTCGGCATAGCCGATTTCCGCTACCCCGACCTCCACGATCCCGAAAAGCTTCGGCTTCTGCACCAGGCGTTCGAAGACTGGGCACGGCAGCGGGAGCCCGACCTGATCGCGGCATTCCAGGGCTACCGTGCATCGAACGGTACCGACATGGCGCCCGAGGCCATCTCGGAACTTTTGGTGAGGATGGCGCCGCATGTCGGGGAGTTCGTCGCCCGCCTGTTTGGCGTCGAGGTGGAGCGCGAACGGCAGATGGCCGAAATTCGGGACAGCTTCGCCACGATCTTCGCCTTCCGCTCGGAAATCGTGGTGAAGCTGCCGAGCCGCTTCAAGAATGTCTCCACCGAAGACTGGGATGTGGCAGCACTGGCGGCGAAGATCGACATTCTCGTCGAAGCCTTCGCGCCGGAATACGCGGCCTCGGACCGCGAAGCGGCGGTGGCCAGGGTTGGCTTGGCATTGCAGAATCTGCACACGCACTACGAGGCGGAATCGAAACAGCCGGGCGGTGGCCCGCTCCCCGACCCTGAAGCGCGCATCGCCAAACTTCGTGCCCAGCTCGGCGCCCATCCGCGGGCTGCCGCCTGGAAGGATGTGACCTCCCTGGGCGATGCCGATTTCGCCGCCGGCCTGTTCGGGGAATTCGAGCGTTGGTGCTTTGCCGCCAGCCGCGATGAGTGCCTTAGATCTCAGGTCAAGGATTGGGTGAGCTTCAAGGTTCCGGCCAAGACCGACTTCGGGCACCTGGTCCACCACCTCGTGGAATACCGCAATGGCTATAGCGTCTGGACCGCCGAACCCGGCCACCACCGCCGCCGCGACGGTTTCGCCCTGACCGATCCGCGCTTCCCCGAGCGCCGGGTTCTGTACGAGGTCGATCACTGTATCTACTGCCACGACCGGGATGCCGATTCCTGCTCCAAGGGTATGCGCAACAAGAAGGACGGCGGCTTCAAGACCAATCCGCTGGGCATCCCCATCACCGGCTGTCCGCTGGAGGAAAAGATTTCCGAGATGCACTGGCTCAAGCGCCAGGGCGACAACATTGCAGCCCTCGCGCTGATCACGGTGGACAACCCGCTCTGTCCCGGCACCGGCCACCGCATCTGCAACGACTGCATGAAAGGCTGTATCTACCAGAAGACCGAGCCGGTCAACATTCCGCAGATCGAGACCAACGTCCTCACCGACGTGCTGTTCATGCCCTATGGCTTCGAGATCTACAGCCTGCTTACGCGCTGGAATCCGCTCAACATCAAGCGCCCCTACGCCCTGCCATACAACGGCCGGAACGTGCTGGTGGCTGGCATGGGACCGGCTGGCTACACCCTCTCGCATTATCTGGTGAACGAAGGCTTCGGTGTGGTGGGCATCGACGGACTCAAGATCGAGCCGCTGCCGGCCGAGCTGATCGGCGACGAACACCATCCGCCCCAGCCGATCCGTGACTTCGGCGCGCTCTATGAGAGATTGGACCGACGCATCATGCTCGGCTTCGGCGGTGTTGCCGAATATGGCATCACGGTGCGCTGGGACAAGAACTTCCTCAAGGTCATCTACCTGAACCTGCTGCGGCGCAGGAATTTCCGCTGCTACGGAGGAGTGCGTTTCGGCGGAGCGATCACGATCAATGAAGCCTGGGATTTGGGCTTTGACCACATCGCCATCGCTTCGGGTGCCGGCAAGCCCACCCTGATCGAGCTGAAAAACAACCTGATCCGGGGCATCCGCAAGGCTTCCGATTTCCTGATGGCCTTGCAGCTCACCGGCGCGGCCAAGGAATCCTCGCTGGCGAACCTGCAGGTTCGGCTGCCGGCCGGTGTCATCGGCGGCGGCCTCACCGCCATCGATACCGCCACCGAATTGCTGGCCTATTACCCGGTCCAGGTCGAGAAGATCCTGCACCGCTACGAAAAGCTCTGCGCGGCCTATGGCGAGCCGGCCGTGCGCGCCCGCTACGACGCCGAGGAACTCGGGATACTCGACGAATTCCTGGCGCACGGCCGGGCGATCCAGACCGAGCGGCGGCGCGCCGAAGCCGCCGGCGAGACACCGGATTTCTTGCCGCTGCTGAACCAGTGGGGCGGCGCCACCTTGTTCTACCGCAAGGGTATCAAGGACTCGCCCGCTTACCGCCAGAACCATGAAGAGATCAAGGAAGCCATGGACGAAGGCATCGTACTGGCGGAAGGCTTGAGCCCGCTGGAGGCGCTGGAAGACGAGTACGGCCACCTCAAGGCGCTGCGCTTCGAAAAGCTGGAGGAACGGGATGGTCGCTGGCAACCCGTCGGTGAAATCGAGGTTCCGCTGCGGAGCCTCTTCATCGCCGCGGGCACCTCGCCCAACACCATCTACGAATCCGAGCATCCGGAAACCTTCGAGATGGATCACAAGTTCTACAAGCGCCACGTGCCCGAATGGGTCGGTGAGACACCCGGTCTGGTGCCGGTACAGGACGAGCCATGGCCTAAGATCGGCAAGCCAGCCCCCTTCACCTCCTATCACCGTGGCGGCAAGTTCATCACCTTCTACGGCGACAACCATCCGGTCTATGCCGGCAACGTGGTCAAGGCCATGGCCAGCGCCAAAGACGGGTACCCCTATATCGTCCGTCTGTTCGAAAAGGAGCTAAAGCGGCTGGACCCGGCGGAACAGTCCCACCGCGACCGGAACCTCCAGGCATTCCAGGCGGTGATCGACGACGCTTTGACCGCTCGCATCGTCGCGGTGAATCGTCTGACACCGACCATCATCGAAGTGGTCGTCCGCGCCCCGGCCGCCGCCAAACACTTCCAGCCCGGCCAGTTCTACCGGGTGCAGAACTACGAGGCGCTGGCCCCGGTGGTGGAAGGCACGGTGCTGGCCACTGAGGGCATCGCGCTCACCGGCGCCTGGGTGGACAAGGACAACGGCCTGATCTCGCTGATCGCGCTGGAAATGGGCAGCTCTTCCAGGCTGTGTGCGCAATGGAAACCCGGTGATCCGCTGGTGGTGATGGGTGTCACCGGCGCGCCGACCGAAATCCCTTCGGGTCAAACCGTAGCGCTTGTCGGGGGAGGCTTGGGCAACGCGGTGCTGTTCTCGATCGGCAAGGCGTTGCGAAGCGCCGGCAATCAGGTGATCTATTTCGCTGGCTACCGTAACAGCTCGGACGTTTTCAAGGTTGAAGAACTCGAAGCGGCATCGGATCTGCTGGTCTGGACGGTGGACAAGCGTGAGGGCAACACCCCCATTCCGATCACCCGCCCCGACGACAAGTCCTTCATGGGCAACATCGTCGAGGCCATGCTGGCCTATACCAAGGGCGAACTGGGCCCCACCCCCATCCATCTCGACGACGTCGACCACATGATCGTGATCGGCTCGGACCGCATGATGGAAGCGGTCAAGCATGCCCGCCACGGTCTGCTGGCGCCTTACCTCAAGCCGCACCACGCCGCCATCGGCTCGATCAACTCACCGATGCAGTGCATGATGAAAGGCGTGTGCGCCCAGTGCCTGTGCAAACACGTGGATCCGGAAACGGGACGCGAGTATTTCGTGTATTCCTGCTACAACCAGGATCAGGAACTGGACCGTGTGGATTTCCCGAATCTCCGGGCCCGGCTGCGGCAGAATTCGGTGCAGGAGAAGCTGTCGGCGCTCTGGCTGGACTGGCTTTTGAGCCGGCAGACCTGAGGCGGCCGTGGCGATTCGGCTGAAA
This genomic window contains:
- a CDS encoding PKD domain-containing protein, whose protein sequence is MYTMNPHFKQGMASVLAVSLAALAGMVQAKELTISSASWNAKTKSLSLAGSSENRATITLYNARTNAKLGSATANAKGAWSKTLSKPATVPCRVRATSKDSATERDVSNAPANCSGSAPNQPPIANAGPDQSVTLAPGQSSIAVALNGGGSSDPDGSIASYQWTGNPDPADTVSPSVTLTAGTYVFTLTVTDDKGATSAADTVQVTVAAPPAASAGSINSTSAGSLAKVTTPVAEPSKVTSSNYSVLAVNDLGMHCVDLDTRIVNILPPFQVMLGQVVQKGAKPVINPQGVELYYSAVSNPKDPILSRNDLFNGIAADGTTFKTNFWDSLAHGAYDAFYPPLDQPPLNLPPGTKLADLVPVDKGLPVPNAEKLYIGSDGRVNSGDEQLAVAQHAMPGFSSPYAANAPQRVEERYTHKPMFVNFPFGYVANDVNWFEAAGIPLAPFDDFGRQNPFPLVRVQAKSGNTVLATVDTVLPVSSEASCTNCHSDPADVTTSRSSRPTDVLRGAGLAVATGVQDPDTNNPRKVSVEYAADINILRLHDLRQGANYVDPTGAKTPCDIKSGLPASSNGDANCLTYKAVVQNKPVVCQSCHYTPALDLAQVGPQAGAVGGPANGRNQLAHQSNSRVMHNHHGAFTDLFTAIPAPDQDPATGAIRNQAERLTALEQNCYQCHPGKETKCLRGAMFNGGMLCSDCHGDMKQIGADFSTGVSPANPGAFVLNQGNFYNPASRQPRVPWANEPGCGSCHTGDANGNLTGSANVIVNKVDSKGNQDGIRLRQAFRTGDAKATPIVPTNKRFAEPAIPVQFNGFNNPGAGNPKLYRVSTGHGGVMCEGCHGATHAEWPNATANANDNLAASQLQGHTGTIAECTTCHTAGSLPSSTQGGPHGMHLVNDSRFYNDAHGDLAEDQNGQPGGGTCGACHGSDHLGTVLSRAATDRSFSVEGKTVSVKAGQPVACDLCHSLSKSFER
- a CDS encoding DNA recombination protein RmuC, whose product is MTEGLALYVAVALLAGIMLPLWLCLFLCLRQGRRLASIASERERMERLLREELNQVRAEIGRASRDNREEIGGAIGRFQAAQQDQAERMRLLMDEKLVRVQADAREGREEMSLGLKRFGEVQKEQLDSVGLLLKNQLEALAGTNEKSIERLRLTIEERLQALQHDNGQKLEQMRQTVDEKLHNTLEQRLGESFKLVSERLEQVHKGLGEMQTLASGVGDLKRVLTNVKTRGTWGEVQLDALLEQILTPEQYGKNVATRPNGGERVEFAIRLPGRDSTDAPVWLPIDAKFPIEDYQKLLDSQDSADHAGIEANGKALEQRLKTEARTIRDKYVEPPHTTDFAILYLPIEGLYAEALRRPGLAETLQRDYRVTLAGPTTLAAMLNSLQMGFRTLAIEQRSSEVWTILGAVKTEFTKFGDALAYTRKKLEEATSSIDKAETRTRVLTRKLKEVEAIPAQEARWLLPSTAEADD
- a CDS encoding DCC1-like thiol-disulfide oxidoreductase family protein, with protein sequence MQKALFNLVLRGLEKQVPATGLGLFRLAFGLVAFQEICFLYYFRQLIFDPVPYLDIASPSVHLFLVLWGMAALCLALGLYTRLAAIANYLLWLIFTVFTPMWKDFDGGFDQLMLGSSLLLIFLPSERAWSLDRLRLAWRHSTVDRRYALPQTVPVLCYFLPLAVSLGFIYFDSVIHKLFAEFWRNGLGPWLPSSLPYYMSPLDMSWLLEIEPLQRAIGYTIIAFQFGFPFLLYFRRFRVPLMLVGTSLHAGIIVSLNIYPFGFGMLVHYLLMVPFRWWRTLARTLRPAEPTLQVFYDERCPLCLKTVLAVEHFDVFRAVEFRGLQTHAATAPALKDIPEQDLLGDLYAVDCKGQRHFGVATYARILVAMRYPALVGLVMRLPGLNAIANGIYRRIADNRVRLGCDASCAPAPGRTEPDLAQRISRWVGGNLHQRANRISRMLVVVLILQINCTLHYAILYRLGVDTKANEAGQVLTMLSNALISASHTFLGITPHPLYLHDHFQGYEHILGITWLDADGKEHWLPFVAADGRIVSPNWGRVHSMWANVAVTRHMDPRRLDKFVRKVTAFWGTRLGLDLNRTTFVLKLKTVKAPMDWEPGLRRYNLGQPWQDVGRALWRDGEMRLELDRDLEALSAD
- a CDS encoding pyridine nucleotide-disulfide oxidoreductase, whose protein sequence is MNDDAMHGLGIADFRYPDLHDPEKLRLLHQAFEDWARQREPDLIAAFQGYRASNGTDMAPEAISELLVRMAPHVGEFVARLFGVEVERERQMAEIRDSFATIFAFRSEIVVKLPSRFKNVSTEDWDVAALAAKIDILVEAFAPEYAASDREAAVARVGLALQNLHTHYEAESKQPGGGPLPDPEARIAKLRAQLGAHPRAAAWKDVTSLGDADFAAGLFGEFERWCFAASRDECLRSQVKDWVSFKVPAKTDFGHLVHHLVEYRNGYSVWTAEPGHHRRRDGFALTDPRFPERRVLYEVDHCIYCHDRDADSCSKGMRNKKDGGFKTNPLGIPITGCPLEEKISEMHWLKRQGDNIAALALITVDNPLCPGTGHRICNDCMKGCIYQKTEPVNIPQIETNVLTDVLFMPYGFEIYSLLTRWNPLNIKRPYALPYNGRNVLVAGMGPAGYTLSHYLVNEGFGVVGIDGLKIEPLPAELIGDEHHPPQPIRDFGALYERLDRRIMLGFGGVAEYGITVRWDKNFLKVIYLNLLRRRNFRCYGGVRFGGAITINEAWDLGFDHIAIASGAGKPTLIELKNNLIRGIRKASDFLMALQLTGAAKESSLANLQVRLPAGVIGGGLTAIDTATELLAYYPVQVEKILHRYEKLCAAYGEPAVRARYDAEELGILDEFLAHGRAIQTERRRAEAAGETPDFLPLLNQWGGATLFYRKGIKDSPAYRQNHEEIKEAMDEGIVLAEGLSPLEALEDEYGHLKALRFEKLEERDGRWQPVGEIEVPLRSLFIAAGTSPNTIYESEHPETFEMDHKFYKRHVPEWVGETPGLVPVQDEPWPKIGKPAPFTSYHRGGKFITFYGDNHPVYAGNVVKAMASAKDGYPYIVRLFEKELKRLDPAEQSHRDRNLQAFQAVIDDALTARIVAVNRLTPTIIEVVVRAPAAAKHFQPGQFYRVQNYEALAPVVEGTVLATEGIALTGAWVDKDNGLISLIALEMGSSSRLCAQWKPGDPLVVMGVTGAPTEIPSGQTVALVGGGLGNAVLFSIGKALRSAGNQVIYFAGYRNSSDVFKVEELEAASDLLVWTVDKREGNTPIPITRPDDKSFMGNIVEAMLAYTKGELGPTPIHLDDVDHMIVIGSDRMMEAVKHARHGLLAPYLKPHHAAIGSINSPMQCMMKGVCAQCLCKHVDPETGREYFVYSCYNQDQELDRVDFPNLRARLRQNSVQEKLSALWLDWLLSRQT